Proteins found in one Triticum urartu cultivar G1812 chromosome 4, Tu2.1, whole genome shotgun sequence genomic segment:
- the LOC125551305 gene encoding importin beta-like SAD2 homolog, protein MEVDAAYPAAATGDELRRLLTATLSADKASVDAATAGLDRISAAGDPSFPIALLAVAAGDGDQGTRIAAATYLKNFVRRNREGGLSSSDLYREFRDQLAQALLRVEPAILRVLIEVFGQVVEKDFVKENSWPQLVPQLKLVIQSSDAISPGQHPEWKTINALTALQAILRPFQYFLNPKVVKEPVPEQLEQIAAEILVPLQVTFHHFADKVLLPHDGNKVEYEQLLLITCKCMYFTVRSYMPSGVKQILPSLCKDMFRVLDSLDFNSPPEDSATARLKIAKRCLIIFCTLVTRHRKHADNQMLHIVNCVIRISKQSIHLSKLNSLSDRIFSLTFDVISRVLETGPGWRLVSPHFSSLMDSAIFPALALNEKDIADWEEDTDEYMRKNLPSELDDISGWAEDLFTARKSAINLLGVLALSKGPPVVSAASKRKKGDKSKGKGGSCIGELLVIPFLSKFPVPSHGEDASSKAVQNYFGVLMAYGGLQDFLSERKDLAVTLIRNRILPLYYLDPCSPYLISTANWIIGQLALCLPEAMCTDIYNSLMKALSMEDAEDVTCYPVRASASGAIAELIENGYAPPDWVALLQVVVKRISAEDENESALLFQLLGTIVDAGQEKVVAHIPGTVSNIANTIINLLPPVPDPWPQVVEQGFAALVAMVQAWDSSAPDENKEHEKSAWQLGQTAITQTFSTVLQKAWLLPVEQMEPTLDSALPPPSCVNDASVLLEFILRSITSMEEITHMNVFELVVIWADIIAYWDSWEEEEDQGVFNAIKEAVSFHQRFDSSGFFLKMLPSQSANGSQSSVISRVSSFVTRAIAAYPSATWRACSCIHTLLHAPDFSLGAEDTRMTLAVTFGEATFSYFKGVSDSPAGIWKPLLLAISSCYICYPDAIQQVLCKDNGNGYTAWASALAQVSSSSFTPGLSSESEIKLAILTLATVIERLLALSMGGTKVLQDCYTSLMGSCIHLKDVQEDGDDGDGDGAEDLDDDDDEEDTDDDDEDSEDDDVREETEEEFLARYAAAAGESIEVVEEGDIDEETQDIELGSLDEMDIQQVVLSLIQKHTALLQAQVLPDDLIERIAETFPEYEQLLHAHQLRC, encoded by the exons ATGGAGGTCGACGCCGCctaccccgccgccgccactggCGATGAGCTCCGGCGGCTCCTCACCGCCACCCTCAGCGCCGACAAAGCGTCCGTGgacgccgccaccgccggcctCGACCGGATCTCCGCGGCCGGCGACCCCAGCTTCCCCATCGCCCTCCTCGCCGTCGCCGCAG GGGATGGTGATCAAGGGACAAGAATAGCTGCTGCGACTTACTTGAAGAATTTCGTCCGGCGCAACAGGGAAGGGGGGCTCTCGTCGTCCGATCTCTACAGGGAGTTTCGCGACCAGCTCGCGCAGGCTCTGCTTCGAGTGGAACCTGCAATTCTTCGAGTGCTGATTGAAGTT TTTGGCCAAGTCGTGGAGAAAGATTTTGTCAAGGAGAATTCGTGGCCTCAACTTGTGCCTCAGTTGAAGCTGGTGATCCAGAGCAGCGATGCAATTAGTCCAGGCCAGCATCCTGAGTGGAAAACCATTAATGCTCTCACGGCACTCCAGGCCATCCTTCGCCCCTTTCAG TATTTCTTGAACCCGAAAGTTGTAAAGGAGCCTGTTCCAGAGCAGTTGGAGCAAATCGCAGCTGAGATTCTTGTACCACTGCAAGTGACATTCCACCACTTTGCTGACAAG GTTCTACTACCGCACGATGGGAATAAGGTGGAATATGAGCAGCTCCTACTTATCACATGCAAGTGCATGTATTTCACT GTGAGGTCATACATGCCATCTGGGGTGAAGCAGATCCTGCCTTCCCTTTGCAAAGACATGTTCCGTGTACTGGATTCATTGGATTTCAACAGTCCTCCTGAAGATTCAGCTACAGCAAGGCTCAAGATTGCAAAAAGATGTCTTATTATATTTTGCACACTTGTTACTCGTCACAGGAAACATGCTGATAA CCAGATGCTACATATTGTCAACTGCGTAATCAGAATATCAAAACAAAGCATTCATTTAAGT AAACTCAATTCTCTCTCGGACCGGATTTTTTCATTAACATTTGACGTGATTTCCCGTGTATTGGAGACAGGCCCT GGATGGCGTCTTGTTTCACCCCATTTTTCTTCACTTATGGATTCAGCAATTTTTCCAGCATTAGCATTAAATGAAAAG GATATAGCTGACTGGGAGGAGGATACCGATGAGTATATGCGGAAGAATCTTCCCTCTGAACTT GATGACATTTCAGGGTGGGCTGAGGATTTATTTACTGCTAGGAAAAGTGCCATCAATTTACTTGGTGTTCTAGCCCTCTCAAAG GGCCCACCCGTTGTATCTGCAGCTTCCAAACGCAAGAAGGGTGACAAAAGCAAAGGAAAAGGAGGAAGCTGCATTGGGGAGCTATTGGTCATCCCATTCCTGTCAAAATTTCCTGTACCTTCTCATGGAGAAGATGCGTCATCAAAGGCAGTGCAGAA TTATTTTGGTGTCCTAATGGCATATGGAGGCCTCCAAGAT TTTCTGAGTGAGAGGAAAGATTTGGCGGTTACTTTGATCAGGAATCGGATTCTTCCATTGTATTATTTAGATCCGTGTAGTCCATATTTGATATCTACTGCAAACTGGATTATAGGGCAGCTTGCCCTGTGCCTACCAGAG GCTATGTGCACGGATATTTATAATTCTTTAATGAAGGCATTAAGCATGGAAGATGCCGAGGATGTAACTTGTTATCCGGTTCGTGCTTCTGCTTCTGGTGCTATTGCAGAACTCATTGAG AATGGTTATGCTCCGCCTGACTGGGTTGCCCTTTTGCAAGTTGTTGTGAAAAGGATAAGCGCTGAAGATGAAAACGAGTCTGCTCTTTTGTTTCAGCTTCTGGGAACAATAGTCGATGCTGGCCAAGAGAAAGTTGTGGCTCACATTCCTGGCACTGTCTCTAACATTGCCAATACTATTATAAATCTACTGCCCCCTGTACCAGATCCATGGCCTCAG GTTGTCGAACAGGGTTTTGCTGCACTGGTAGCTATGGTTCAAGCTTGGGATAGCTCTGCACCAGATGAAAACAAGGAACATGAGAAGAGTGCGTGGCAATTAGGCCAGACTGCTATCACTCAAACTTTTTCAACAGTATTACAAAAAGCTTGGCTGTTGCCAGTTGAACAGATG GAGCCGACTTTAGATTCTGCACTGCCACCACCTTCATGTGTAAATGATGCATCCGTGTTGCTTGAATTCATCCTGAGGTCTATTACTTCTATGGAAGAAATCACACACATGAATGTCTTTGAGCTAGTAGTTATATGGGCAGACATCATTGCATACTGGGACTcttgggaggaggaggaggatcaAGGAGTTTTCAACGCAATCAAAGAAGCTGTCAGTTTCCATCAAAGATTTGACTCCTCTGGTTTCTTTCTGAAGATGCTTCCTTCCCAATCTGCAAATGGATCACAAAGTTCAGTCATTAGTCGGGTTTCTAGTTTTGTGACCAGGGCCATTGCAGCCTACCCCTCTGCAACATGGAGGGCATGCTCATGCATCCATACACTATTGCATGCTCCAGATTTTTCCTTGGGAGCAGAAGATACTAGAATGACTCTTGCTGTAACCTTTGGGGAAGCAACATTTTCCTATTTCAAGGGTGTATCTGACAGCCCTGCTGGGATATGGAAGCCACTACTCTTGGCCATTTCTTCATGCTACATTTGCTATCCAGATGCTATTCAGCAAGTTTTATGCAAGGATAATGGCAATGGTTATACAGCATGGGCATCTGCACTGGCACAAGTCTCAAGTAGCTCGTTTACTCCTGGGCTCTCGTCTGAATCTGAGATCAAACTGGCCA TATTAACATTAGCAACTGTGATTGAGCGACTGCTGGCCCTTTCCATGGGTGGCACCAAGGTGTTGCAAGACTGCTATACATCATTGATGGGGTCCTGCATTCATCTCAAGGACGTTCAAGAGGACGGGGacgatggtgatggtgatggagCAGAAGATcttgatgacgacgatgatgaggAAGACACCGATGACGATGATGAG GATTCGGAGGATGATGATGTGCGAGAAGAGACGGAAGAGGAATTCCTTGCAAGATATGCTGCTGCTGCTGGCGAGTCAATCGAGGTTGTTGAGGAAGGAGACATAGATGAAGAAACCCAAGACATTGAACTGG GTTCCCTGGACGAAATGGACATACAACAAGTGGTTCTTTCACTGATTCAGAAACATACTGCTCTCCTCCAAGCGCAGGTTTTGCCAGATGACCTAATTGAGAGAATTGCAGAAACATTTCCTGAATATGAGCAGCTGTTGCATGCTCACCAACTTAGGTGTTAG